The genomic segment GAAATGTCTCCTTCTCTAGAAAGTTAACCCCCGTTTCATGTCCATAAGTCTGTGTGATGTGTAATAAGTTATCATTTGAAAGATGTATTGATACATAATTAAACTCAAACAGTCTCATAAATCATTGGATTTTTGGCTGTAAAGATCCGAGGCTGACTAAGTtagagacaggagagggacgCTGAGGGTCGTCATCTGcagcctcttctgtctcctgcAGGAATCTGTCACTGATGGTTTTGAGGAGTTCGGAGCTGAGACTCGCAGCAGGTGATGCTGAAGACAGGATCGAGTCATGAGGAGAGAGATAAGGACTGACTCTGTAAATCCATGGAGATCTTCTATAATAAGACCCAAAACCACCACCAGGACCAGCACCAGGTGGTCAGAGCGGGAGCGGACAGCCCCGGGCCGGGTGGAGGGCTCAGCCTCCGAGCGCTGACCGGCTGCGTCCTGTGCGCGCTGATCGTGTCCACCCTGCTGGGGAACACGCTGGTGTGCGCCGCGGTCATCAAATTCCGCCACCTGCGCTCCAAAGTCACCAACGCGTTCGTGATCTCTCTGGCGGTGTCCGATCTGTTCGTGGCGGTGCTGGTGATGCCCTGGAGGGCGGTGTCGGAGGTCGCCGGGATCTGGCTCTTCGGCCGCTTCTGCGACACCTGGGTCGCTTTCGACATCATGTGCTCCACCGCGTCCATCCTCAACCTGTGCATCATCAGCATGGACCGCTACTGGGCCATCTCCAGCCCGTTCAAGTACGAGCGCAAGATGACGCGCAGGTTCGCCTTCCTGATGATCGGGGTGGCCTGGACCCTCTCCATCCTCATCTCCTTCATCCCGGTGCAGCTCAACTGGCACCGCGCGGAAACCTCCACAGCGGGCTATCCGGACGACTGCAACGCCAGCCTGAACCGGACCTACGCCATCTCCTCGTCCCTCATCAGCTTCTACATCCCCGTAGTGATTATGGTGGGAACGTACACGCGCATTTTCCGCATCGCGCAGACCCAGATCAGACGGATTTCGTCTTTGGAGCGAGCGGCCGGAACCCGCGCGCAAAACCACCGGCACAGCGCGTCGACGCACGACGAAAGCTCCCTGAAAACATCTTTCAAAAGAGAAACGAAGGTTCTGAAGACGCTGTCTATCATCATGGGGGTGTTCGTGTTCTGCTGGCTGCCGTTCTTCGTCCTGAACTGCGTGGTACCTTTCTGCGACCTGGACAAAGCCGGAGAGCCTCCGTGCGTCAGCGACACCACCTTCAGCATCTTCGTGTGGTTCGGCTGGGCCAACTCGTCCCTGAACCCGGTCATCTACGCCTTCAACGCGGACTTCAGGAAGGCGTTCTCCACCATCCTGGGCTGTAATAAATACTGCTCCACCTCCACGGTGGAGACGGTGGACTTCAGCAACGAGCTCGTGTCTTATCACCACGACACCACCATGCAGAAGGAAGCCTGCGCCATGCCGGGGCCCCTGCGCGCAGAGACTCGCCACCTGCATAGCACCACCACCGCCGCCGCCTCACCCGGGCGGAGACCTGGAGCAGAACTTTGACAAAGCTTCTTTCATTTCAGATGAATCCCGGAACCACAGGAACTTACTGCTTCCCGCCATGCTGCAGTACGAGTGCGAGGCGGAGATTTCTCTGGACATGATGCCGTTCAGCTCGTCCACAGACTGTTACGTTATTCCAGGTCAAACCCAGGACCTGTGAGACCACTGGAGCCCGGAAGCAATCAACACTCATTTCTTGAACATTACTGAACTGCAGCCCTGGTTCAACCGTGTTCATCAGTTCTCTGTAAAGTACTAAAGATCAGGTATATTCTGACTACAAAGTAAAATGTGGGTCCAGGAAAGTCcagtttctgtctcctctttggTTCATACCAGGTTGGAACCAGGATCATTTACTGGATTTTAATAAATCTCATGCTGTGAGTTTATTGTATaagaaaactgatttttcaAGTCACACTAATATTTTAGGGAAATGTTTATTGATCCGAATCAGCATCAGCAGAAAGTCCGTTTTTAACAGTGGAGTTCTGTGTCACCAGGAGCTCCAACAAACCAAAAATGAGAAGAacacttttataaaataatgacaaacagTGGAGGAAGGTGAACGCAGGTACTCACCTGTCTGgtgtaaatgcagttttaaagtatttctatcttctgttacttcagttcattcagatggattaagtgtatttttaattttactcctttgtatttatttgataactgttgctttttcatgtttctgtttaataaaacagttGAACTATAAAACTTTACCAATCCCTGATGTGACATTCAAAGCGGGATgtcaaataattcaaatgaataGTATTGGATTCAAAACAGTATGTAAGGTGTGAACACAGTATTATTATTGGATGTCTGGGTGTCAACAACAGTAAAATCCAGTTATATTGAAAACTGCTGCAGGTCAACGACATTTTCAACCAAcactgtttgatgtttttacgGTGACGGAGTAAATCAGTCATTGTTCTGCAGCTCTCACTGATCCTGCCTTTGATATGTTAAATGAAGGATAATTAATACCTATTACATCATTACCTTTAGGGTTTAATTGCCCCTTCAGCTAATTGCAGGTTGTTTGCGCTGCTCGTCCATCTCTGTGgagccaaaataaaataatgaccAGAGATCAGACACGATGCTTCGAGTGTTTGTGTCTCGTTTAAGGTTGTTGGGTTATTTCAAACGTCCTTTTCAAGGGTTCTTCATGCTTCAAGGTTTCATCTACTGGTTATTGTTCAGCAGTGCTCCACAAATGCCAAATTAAAGCCAATGGTTGTTTATATACAGCTGTTGCTAGGAAACAGAGGATCGACGGCCAATTTGGAGCTCAGCAACTcataaaaacagtaacataaaGCGAGACGCTGGGTGGATGGGGGGCTATGAACATTCGTACATTCAGGGTCCACAGAGGATGAATCCAAAAGACTAAAGTGTGACATATCGTcaatattaaatgaaattttACAGATATCGAAATTCCTAAAGGACAAATTCTGGTTGGAACCGAGTATGATAGTGTCCCTGGAGGACCAGGACTGGCTACAAGCTCCGATAGGGGAAAAAGTAGGATCCAGTAGAAACTCTGTTcaagaggagacagcagagctGATTAACATTCAGCTTCAGgccagacagagacagagaaggacgGAGAAGGGAAAAGGACGAAGGAAAGAAAGTCAAGGACGTTAAATTAGTTCACGCTGCTGCCGTCTGACCCACTGGGAGTTCTGCAGTCTGTCGACAGCCACCTGCTCTGACGCGACCTCAGGTGGATGGACTGACAGTATCACATAGATCAGTCCGAGTGGAGTTCAGGAAGAACTTCTCGCCTTTTGAAGCTTTTGTTCTACTTGGACAAGCATTGCTGCGgcgaggtcaaaggtcaccccACTTTCATCTTGTGGAGAAGGCTGCGATTGTTTCACAGCCCTGTGAAGTCGCTCCAGCTCAGCAGCTTTTAGCGAGGGTTTGCTGTAGGATGGCAGCTTCAGACTGGGGGGGGGTTATTCAGGTTCTATTCTAAAACATCTTTATACGCTGTAATTTATTGTCTCACTATTGTTTCAAACCAAACCTCCGTCAGGAAAAGACGACATTCATATAAGTGAAGATGTTCAGCAGAGTTCACTGATGATTCACAGGGGAGTGTGAGTGCTGACAGACTCTGGACTCACAGGAGCTGAAGGTAAGCCGGGCTACAAAGAGGGCCGTGGAGAAAACAGGGAGGTGTCAGGTGGGAGGTGAGAGTGACGACAGGTGACAGGGTCAAAGTGGATTAAGGCAGAGAACAGGAAGGGGACCATATAAGGAGAGGGGGAACAGGCAGGAAGTCCAGAGACCGTGACACCAACACAACCCGTCTGTGTCTTCATTACTTTATTTGTCTAATTAATCTAAGTGATAACATTTAACTCAGTAAACAGGACTTTGACTGATAATTCAGAGTTCTTTGTACTCATCTCTACTTTGAACAAACCACCACTGAGCTCCAGGTGTCATTAATGAGTGTAATTAGCACAGACGCCACATGGAGCAGCAGTATAAGACCAGAGCAGCCACAGGTGTAAACCACCAGCAGGCTGCAGAggatcagctgctgctgttggaggTGGTCATGGAGCTGGGGCGTGTCGTGAGGTGAATGGGTTTGTTTCCACTTAATGATTCCAGTTAGTTTAATCCAGTAAAAGCTTCAACTCAACCTTTCTATTGTTGTTCTGCAGGATTTCTTGggcctgtctgctgctgctgagcaggGCTGCTTCTTTTCCACTTACAAGATCAAGTAAGTTAAAGTTTAAGGAAAAAgtcacttttagtttttattttaagaaccATCACATGTTCAGGAgtctgttcagtgtgttttctacCTCTGTTAATAACATCTGACTCACACTGACTGTtctctatatatatacagacaCAAACTTTTCTCAGAGTAAAAACACGGCAGCACGTTCTCAGAAGGCTCATTTCTAGCTTTAACTCGTACTATTCCTACTAGTATTAGAAGATCAGACACttgatgctgatgttttcaCATCTAAACTCTCGTCTTGTCCAGACTACGTGTATCCCTACACTaggcatcatcatcatcagtccTCCAACAGTGAGCCACCTGCTGGAGGTCACCCTCAGGCCGGCCCTCCCACTGGAGCCCTGTCCCCACGCAGTCTGGTGGATTTGACTGGATGGCAAAGTCGTGATGACCTGAACAGGTTTGACAGTCCTGCAGTGCAGCACCAGCTGGTTTCTAGCACAGGTGAAAATCCAAACGTGGGCTCAGACGGGCCAGCACCCAGTCCTGTTCACAGTGATGCACCACTTCCCCTTACGTATCCCATCGGTCCAGCTGGGCACATGGGCACCCCCGGAGCTGCTCCGTATGAGCCTCAACCCTTCAGCTTCGGTGGTCCACCTCTTTATACCAGCCCTCCTGCAGCCTTCAGTTCTGGGGATAAAACTGTTCCTTGTTACCCAGCTCTGGTGTTTTGGAATGGACCTGCTTTTTACCCTGCAGCCTCggatgttgctgctgcagccttcTGGGATGTTTCTTATCCTCACACTTTCACTACTGCATCCAGGTTTTGGGACAGACCTTCTCCTCGTGGAGACCAGTTTACCTCAGGGTCGCCTTCTGGGGTTGAGCAGCCTGCAGAGAGAGCTGATGCCTTGTCTTATAATTGGATGTCATCCCATCTCGGCAAAATAtcccttcctctgtctttgtcaCCTGTCAAAGTGCCGAGAGCCGGCTCCCCAGGATCTAGAGTCCAttacaacacagaacacaaagcaCCGAGCAAGTAGTTCTcagaagagagaaaagtctGAGGTAAAGTGCAAGTTAAAGTGGAAACTATCAGAACAGTATGAGTTCAACCATGACGCCTTTATTCTTCTTGTTTTGCAGACGTTTGTGACGTCTTCAACGATTCTGGAACCACTGACATGCTGAGTgtttaataaaagtaatgaaacaaactcctcctcctgttctttctcatcctgacctttgacctggtCGAACTATGGCCCCTCATCAGTGCTCTTTAATGTAGCTGGGCCCATTAATTTAGCTTTGGCTGATATTTCCCAGCTGAGCAGCGTCCTCCTTTAGAATCATGAGTCCAGTTTAACCTCTTGCTCCAGATGGAAACATCTCTctgtagctgctaaatgctcaaCAGTGTTCAACACGTGCTGCGGAGGGCCTGTAAAAATCAGGAGACGTGTCTAACTACAGAAAATCTGAGCATTAGTCGCTTATATTGTaaataatccttttttttttttttttttgttaagttcTAGTCAGTCTTATCCAACAGGACGCAGGATACTGACTCTTCAAAGCAGCAGATTTGTGACTGGATGTCTGGAGAGACGCTCGTGAGGCAGCCCTCGACCCAGAGGAGGCTTTAGTTGGTTCATCAAAATGCAGATCAGGCAGGAATCAAGTTGACTGTCTGACAGAAAGGATCCAGAGTGTCCTCACtcattcatgtctttgtgcTAAATGAACACTTCAAATCTAAATTCTCAGAAAAAAGAAGTGGATGATTCTGATTTTCTCCTTGtagaacatgataattaaccTTTGAAGTAACTGCTGCTGAATTACTGAAGGACAGGAACTCCTGTATGTTGAAGTCTTTGCTGCTGTATGTGGTGATTATTAGCTGATGTCAGAGCtaaaaagcagcagcatgttAACTCCACTGTTGACCTGCTTGTCCAGTTTTAACAGCAAGACAAACGAGGATCACACACAGGATCATTATGAAGTCATTTATTTGTTCTGTC from the Anabas testudineus chromosome 19, fAnaTes1.2, whole genome shotgun sequence genome contains:
- the LOC113156492 gene encoding LOW QUALITY PROTEIN: D(5)-like dopamine receptor (The sequence of the model RefSeq protein was modified relative to this genomic sequence to represent the inferred CDS: deleted 1 base in 1 codon), with protein sequence MEIFYNKTQNHHQDQHQVVRAGADSPGPGGGLSLRALTGCVLCALIVSTLLGNTLVCAAVIKFRHLRSKVTNAFVISLAVSDLFVAVLVMPWRAVSEVAGIWLFGRFCDTWVAFDIMCSTASILNLCIISMDRYWAISSPFKYERKMTRRFAFLMIGVAWTLSILISFIPVQLNWHRAETSTAGYPDDCNASLNRTYAISSSLISFYIPVVIMVGTYTRIFRIAQTQIRRISSLERAAGTRAQNHRHSASTHDESSLKTSFKRETKVLKTLSIIMGVFVFCWLPFFVLNCVVPFCDLDKAGEPPCVSDTTFSIFVWFGWANSSLNPVIYAFNADFRKAFSTILGCNKYCSTSTVETVDFSNELVSYHHDTTMQKEACAMPGPCAQRLATCIAPPPPPPHPGGDLEQNFDKASFISDESRNHRNLLLPAMLQYECEAEISLDMMPFSSSTDCYVIPGQTQDL
- the LOC113156662 gene encoding uncharacterized protein LOC113156662; this encodes MEQQYKTRAATGVNHQQAAEDQLLLLEVVMELGRVVRISWACLLLLSRAASFPLTRSNYVYPYTRHHHHQSSNSEPPAGGHPQAGPPTGALSPRSLVDLTGWQSRDDLNRFDSPAVQHQLVSSTGENPNVGSDGPAPSPVHSDAPLPLTYPIGPAGHMGTPGAAPYEPQPFSFGGPPLYTSPPAAFSSGDKTVPCYPALVFWNGPAFYPAASDVAAAAFWDVSYPHTFTTASRFWDRPSPRGDQFTSGSPSGVEQPAERADALSYNWMSSHLGKISLPLSLSPVKVPRAGSPGSRVHYNTEHKAPSK